In Scleropages formosus chromosome 18, fSclFor1.1, whole genome shotgun sequence, one DNA window encodes the following:
- the arhgef5 gene encoding trichohyalin isoform X1, producing the protein MATKRFSWMFFSSLQPSSQNPPESHRQCRDRSGREPSPRSETEVREDRERERDREGDWSRQREMQRMKDRKREKEREIGQSYREERDCLKIPQQREKRYAKSEKEPLREGALSVWKERWREVGTTSREREDGKRTRKVTAREAEVGRRYVERPRGAEREDFERVNERDTLRYQKRDELKDAHRYRENDRQRDWERDGLREEYRSNGRRLRERERDCDQRRERGSEFSPRYRKRDERVENEQRSERERVRDRERERVRQLERESAYNTNEGKRLVEREREHVSDREGWERKQEGQRDTKSEGDSEGETQRERVFEKQSLKKKHSRSEGDNEVEMIRERLRESDRLRENKEERKGDRYTDRYRPKVTEDRARERYREREEVRDSERYRDRHEMRERDQETYKEKHRRRKEWREPETGREGPNSQATSERLKHREEADVRERKKHKEERERCQLRERCREERPKSPRGIETENKEEIGTDIRGGVQSYNHVYSEPEERGGKHRTGENAEETESSVRSDVERKKGRRVESSRGRKAEGERKQRREWTEDIESERVERLRHKRMWIEPWKTERREEASEGQEETCPEREGAIDQLSDRYAEKDLNEGRATGLRREDIFMERGENRETGQGEGDTARDKDDEDEDDKWLNREFYEDRDMESENSEESERSWQEDEDGSVERDDEMDSTDENESEEKAGDKLRPSESDTESTMQEEEEERKLSIEDGFVTVSSGGEEEQEEKFDDCKEFWESEGPNEDVQPAEGKSMGQMEAGGEEVGYEHHEEKDLCETYSEQERNRENDSPSEGEQECIERRNLEEGVDVKTDIVEEETEREVVLDTEGDENERQDPKVTLFCVIGQTLPRSRTQGGPPDQKEMEESSEKEEESGTEIKESNTEQEEKEKDMGDSPVYNMEHSDDSSGIHICDIAPKETDQYSEKDGSNTYSENADTEARGNITTGKSETETESLCKNQHEAIRETEPYLETASEAGKEIEHEVTLTGDRKTRTESYSTEDRSHAGLDALTRVEEQCKEEPCPELKPAGDVGTEIAGSSEDHALEQMELQKSGELYLEVQQQMDAWPTQDSFNSNAKELSPAVTNQEVPEPGMHTDVLTDTNNGDQESPEAQGNTGRDTDTVESEREEKTQGLCERPAHVESYPNPCIIIETEGQTGAGRDPETTARESDTGAQAYQDDYPLTKTQLSKSNSCPSPVHSPSKDHVNVSLEDKEGGRTVTERGATECTSSFRDLGKEVRSRRRGFRKTEKSGDVEEGVGRDRRTRIFSISDDDDELSYSWSESELRKLTETIQRSKKRNSKFYNSQLYQQYSEVVQNQEILRQCRSDTLSSGSPLPSPPPARRPLPPLPAIPHPNSLIHSNSLSNISTLSAPVGSSLRPPSPRLSISLSQSPTLWQDLPGVRNSRELSELNEDQRRLQEVRFEVVTSEASYCKSLDIVVGHFLKSKQLGALLTAQDKTWLFSRLVDVRAVSHSFLLKLEEQVEKDIMHFTVCDIIMHYCPRFRSVYVPYLTNQSYQDKTYQRLMAECPGFRRVVENLERNPVCQRLPLRSFLVLPFQRITRLKLLVQNIVKRTAPNTMEDAQAIKALKLLEKIIQESNDSITQMKSIESLVSLSSKVDFECRTLPLISQSRRLVREGAVAEMRDFALKETERNIYMHLFNDYLLLSLQKEGGRFTVINYAPTTDIRVENCRVKLHSLQKNLFRLHLSPQRALLLCTESQSDKLRWISGLSRPHPEVDYSAAQDVAQVQCIKAFVAQQPDEITLEKADVLLVHQQSSDGWVEGTRLSDRLRGWAPDSHLETIVSERARKRNLLDTQKITNAAATY; encoded by the exons atggcaaccaaacGCTTCAGCTGGATGTTCTTCAGTTCCTTACAACCCTCCAGTCAGAATCCACCTGAGAGCCACCGTCAATGCAGGGATCGTAGTGGGCGAGAACCCAGCCCTCGAAGTGAGACTGAAGTGcgagaggacagagagagggagagagacagagagggggaCTGGAGCAGACAGCGAGAGATGCAAAGAATGAAGGAtagaaagagggagaaagaaagagaaattgGGCAAAGCTATAGAGAGGAGAGGGATTGCTTGAAAATACCGCAACAAAGGGAGAAAAGGTATGCGAAGTCAGAAAAAGAGCCATTGAGGGAAGGGGCCTTATCAGTATGGAAAGAGAGGTGGCGTGAAGTGGGTACAACAAGCAGGGAAAGAGAAGACGGAAAAAGGACGAGAAAAGTTACTGCCAGAGAAGCAGAAGTAGGAAGGAGATACGTTGAGCGACCAAGGGGAGCAGAAAGGGAAGACTTTGAAAGAGTCAATGAAAGGGATACTCTAAGATACCAGAAAAGAGATGAATTAAAAGATGCACATAGATacagagagaatgacagacagagGGACTGGGAGAGAGATGGGTTGAGGGAAGAATATAGAAGCAATGGAAGGAGACTtagagaacgagagagagattGCGACCAACggagggaaagagggagtgAATTCAGCCCTAGGTACAGAAAAAGGGATGAACGGGTGGAAAACGAGCAAaggagtgaaagagagagggtcagagacagggagagagaaagagtaaGACAGCTGGAAAGAGAGTCTGCGTATAATACAAACGAGGGAAAGAGACTCGTTGAAAGGGAAAGGGAACATGTTTCAGACAGGGAAGGATGGGAAAGGAAGCAAGAAGGGCAGAGGGACACGAAAAGTGAGGGGGATAGTGaaggagagacacagagagagagggtcTTTGAAAAGCAgagtctgaaaaaaaaacacagcagaagcGAGGGGGACAATGAGGTTGAGATGATAAGAGAGAGACTCAGAGAGAGTGACCGACTGAGAGAGaataaagaggaaagaaagggGGACAGGTATACGGATAGGTACAGGCCAAAAGTTACTGAGGACAGAGCGAGGGAGAGATacagagagcgagaggaggTAAGAGACAGTGAGAGATACAGAGACAGACATGAAATGAGAGAAAGGGACCAGGAgacatacaaagaaaaacatagaCGTAGGAAGGAGTGGAGAGAGCCAGAGACGGGGAGAGAAGGACCAAATTCACAGGCAACAAGTGAGAGACTGAAACACAGAGAGGAAGCTGATGTCAGGGAGcgaaaaaaacataaagaggaaagagagagatgCCAACTTCGGGAAAGATGCAGAGAAGAACGTCCAAAAAGTCCGAGGGGCatagaaacagaaaacaaagaggaGATAGGCACTGACATCAGAGGTGGAGTCCAGAGTTACAATCATGTATACAGTGAGccagaagaaagaggagggaaaCACAGGACTGGGGAGAATGCCGAGGAGACAGAGAGCTCAGTACGGAGTGACGTAGAGAGGAAGAAGGGGAGGAGGGTAGAGAGCAGCAGGGGAAGGAAagcagagggggagaggaaacagCGGAGGGAGTGGACAGAAGATATAGAGAGTGAGAGGGTAGAGAGACTAAGAcacaagaggatgtggataGAACCTTGGAAGACAGAGAGAAGGGAGGAAGCCTCAGAGGGGCAAGAGGAGACATGCCCCGAAAGAGAAGGAGCTATAGACCAACTGAGCGATAGGTATGCAGAAAAGGACTTAAATGAAGGTCGTGCAACAGGGCTGAGACGAGAGGACATATTTATGGAACGGGGGGAGAATCGAGAAACAGGTcaaggagaaggagacacagcaaGAGACAAAGACgatgaggatgaagatgacAAATGGCTGAACAGAGAATTTTATGAAGACCGAGACATGGAGTCTGAGAACAGCGAGGAAAGCGAAAGAAGCTGGCAAGAAGATGAAGACGGTTCTGTGGAGAGGGATGATGAGATGGATAGCACAGATGAGAATGAGAGTGAGGAGAAGGCAGGTGATAAACTCAGGCCCTCCGAGAGTGATACAGAAAGCACTatgcaggaagaggaagaggaaagaaagTTGTCCATTGAGGACGGCTTTGTAACAGTCTCCAGCGGAGgtgaggaagaacaggaagaaAAGTTTGATGACTGCAAAGAATTTTGGGAGAGCGAGGGTCCCAATGAAGATGTGCAACCTGCTGAAGGCAAGAGTATGGGACAGATGGAGGCTGGTGGAGaggaggtgggatatgaacaTCATGAAGAGAAGGACTTATGTGAGACATACAGTGAGCAAGAGAGGAACAGGGAGAATGACAGCCCCTCTGAGGGAGAACAAGAATGCATTGAAAGAAGAAATTTGGAAGAGGGTGTAGATGTGAAGACAGATATAGTGGaagaagagacagagagggaagTTGTGCTGGATACAGAGGGAGATGAGAACGAGAGACAAGATCCAAAAGTCACTCTCTTCTGTGTGATTGGACAGACACTGCCTAGGTCACGTACTCAGGGAGGTCCTCCGGATCAAAAAGAGATGGAAGAAAGCagtgagaaagaagaagaaagcggCACCGAAATAAAGGAATCAAATACAGAGCaagaagagaaggagaaagacaTGGGTGACTCACCTGTCTATAACATGGAGCACAGTGATGATAGCTCTGGAATTCATATTTGCGATATTGCACCTAAAGAGACTGATCAGTATTCAGAAAAGGATGGAAGTAATACATATTCTGAAAACGCAGACACGGAAGCCAGAGGGAATATTACGACTGGAAAAAGTGAAACAGAAACTGAAAGTTTATGTAAAAACCAACATGAAGCAATCAGGGAGACTGAGCCTTATTTGGAAACAGCATCCGAAGCTGGCAAAGAGATTGAGCATGAAGTCACGCTTACGGGAGACAGGAAGACACGCACAGAGTCGTATTCAACAGAAGATCGGAGTCATGCAGGGCTGGATGCGTTGACCAGAGTGGAAGAACAATGTAAGGAAGAACCTTGCCCTGAACTAAAGCCTGCAGGGGATGTTGGGACTGAAATTGCAGGCTCCTCTGAGGATCACGCTTTGGAGCAAATGGAATTACAGAAAAGCGGGGAACTGTATTTGGAGGTGCAGCAACAGATGGATGCATGGCCTACCCAAGACTCCTTTAACAGTAATGCGAAAGAGTTGTCTCCCGCCGTAACGAACCAGGAAGTTCCAGAACCTGGGATGCACACAGACGTGCTGACTGACACCAACAACGGTGACCAGGAGTCTCCAGAAGCCCAAGGAAATACAGGGAGAGATACCGACACAGTGGAAAgtgaaagagaggaaaagacGCAAGGGCTATGTGAGAGACCAGCACACGTGGAGTCATACCCAAACCCTTGCATAATTATAGAGACAGAGGGGCAGACGGGTGCAGGTAGAGACCCGGAGACAACGGCAAGAGAAAGCGATACAGGCGCGCAGGCTTACCAGGATGATTACCCTTTGACAAAAACACAGCTCTCCAAATCTAACAGTTGCCCTAGCCCTGTCCACAGCCCCAGCAAGGACCATGTTAATGTCAGCCTTGAAGACAAGGAAGGGGGAAGGAcggtgacagagagaggagcGACAGAATGCACCAGCAGTTTTCGAGACCTGGGAAAGGAGGTacggagcaggaggagggggttCCGTAAGACGGAGAAGAGTGGAGATGTGGAGGAAGGTGTAGGACGAGATCGGAGGACTAGAATTTTCAGCATATCAG ATGACGATGACGAACTCAGTTACAGCTGGAGCGAATCGGAGCTCAG AAAACTAACAGAGACCATTCAAAGATCGAAGAAGAGGAACTCAAAGTTTTACA ACTCGCAGCTCTACCAACAGTACAGCGAGGTGGTTCAGAACCAGGAGATTCTGCGCCAGTGTCGCTCCGACACGCTGTCCTCCGGCTCGCCACTCCCTTCGCCCCCACCAGCTCGTCGTCCTCTGCCACCCCTTCCTGCCATCCCCCACCCTAACTCCTTGATCCATTCCAACTCCTTAAGCAACATCAGCACCCTCTCAGCACCTGTCGGCTCCTCTTTGCGACCCCCTTCTCCGCGACTCTCAATCTCCCTTTCCCAGTcccccactctctggcaggatCTTCCAGGGGTCAGGAACAGCAGAGAACTGAGTGAGCTGAATGAAGACCAGAGACGTTTACAGGAG GTGAGGTTTGAAGTTGTGACTTCAGAAGCATCCTACTGTAAAAGTTTAGACATTGTGGTTGGCCACTTTCTCAAGTCAAAGCAGTTAGGAGCACTGCTGACAGCACAGGACAAGACGTGGCTCTTTTCCAGGCTTGTAGATGTCCGAGCTGTTAGTCACAG tttcctgttgaagctggaggagcaggtggagAAAGACATAATGCACTTCACCGTATGTGACATCATCATGCATTACTGCCCTCGATTCCGTTCGGTCTACGTGCCTTACTTGACCAATCAATCATACCAGGACAAGACGTACCAAAGACTTAT GGCAGAGTGTCCAGGGTTCCGGCGTGTGGTGGAGAACCTGGAGCGCAATCCAGTGTGCCAACGTCTACCTCTCCGCTCTTTCCTTGTCCTCCCTTTTCAGAGGATCACACGGCTCAAACTTCTTGTGCAG aaCATTGTGAAGAGAACAGCCCCAAACACAATGGAGGATGCCCAGGCCATCAAGGCCCTCAAATTGCTGGAGAAG ATCATTCAAGAAAGCAATGACAGCATCACCCAGATGAAAAGCATCGAGTCTTTGGTCTCACTGAGTTCCAAAGTGGACTTTGAGTGCAGG ACGCTTCCTCTCATCAGCCAGTCCCGCAGGCTCGTGCGAGAAGGCGCCGTGGCAGAAATGCGTGACTTTGCTCTAAAGGAGACAGAGAGGAACATCTATATGCACCTTTTTAATGACTACCTGCTGCTTTCTCTCCAGAAAGA AGGCGGCAGGTTCACCGTGATCAACTACGCCCCAACGACAGACATCCGGGTCGAGAACTGCCGCGTCAAACTGCACTCGCTGCAGAAGAACCTGTTCCGCCTCCACCTGTCACCACAGCGGgccctgctgctctgcacaGAGTCACA GAGTGATAAACTGCGGTGGATATCAGGTCTGTCCCGTCCTCATCCTGAGGTAGACTACTCAGCGGCTCagg ATGTTGCTCAGGTTCAGTGCATCAAAGCATTTGTTGCCCAGCAACCAGATGAAATAACGCTGGAGAAAGCTGATGTCCTACTGGTGCACCAGCAGAGTAGTGATG GCTGGGTTGAGGGAACAAGATTGTCGGACAGGCTAAGAGGCTGGGCCCCGGATTCACATTTGGAGACTATTGTCAGCGAAAGAGCAAGAAAGCGCAACCTGCTGGACACCCAGAAAATTACAAATGCTGCTGCAACTTATTAA
- the arhgef5 gene encoding trichohyalin isoform X3, whose translation MATKRFSWMFFSSLQPSSQNPPESHRQCRDRSGREPSPRSETEVREDRERERDREGDWSRQREMQRMKDRKREKEREIGQSYREERDCLKIPQQREKRYAKSEKEPLREGALSVWKERWREVGTTSREREDGKRTRKVTAREAEVGRRYVERPRGAEREDFERVNERDTLRYQKRDELKDAHRYRENDRQRDWERDGLREEYRSNGRRLRERERDCDQRRERGSEFSPRYRKRDERVENEQRSERERVRDRERERVRQLERESAYNTNEGKRLVEREREHVSDREGWERKQEGQRDTKSEGDSEGETQRERVFEKQSLKKKHSRSEGDNEVEMIRERLRESDRLRENKEERKGDRYTDRYRPKVTEDRARERYREREEVRDSERYRDRHEMRERDQETYKEKHRRRKEWREPETGREGPNSQATSERLKHREEADVRERKKHKEERERCQLRERCREERPKSPRGIETENKEEIGTDIRGGVQSYNHVYSEPEERGGKHRTGENAEETESSVRSDVERKKGRRVESSRGRKAEGERKQRREWTEDIESERVERLRHKRMWIEPWKTERREEASEGQEETCPEREGAIDQLSDRYAEKDLNEGRATGLRREDIFMERGENRETGQGEGDTARDKDDEDEDDKWLNREFYEDRDMESENSEESERSWQEDEDGSVERDDEMDSTDENESEEKAGDKLRPSESDTESTMQEEEEERKLSIEDGFVTVSSGGEEEQEEKFDDCKEFWESEGPNEDVQPAEGKSMGQMEAGGEEVGYEHHEEKDLCETYSEQERNRENDSPSEGEQECIERRNLEEGVDVKTDIVEEETEREVVLDTEGDENERQDPKVTLFCVIGQTLPRSRTQGGPPDQKEMEESSEKEEESGTEIKESNTEQEEKEKDMGDSPVYNMEHSDDSSGIHICDIAPKETDQYSEKDGSNTYSENADTEARGNITTGKSETETESLCKNQHEAIRETEPYLETASEAGKEIEHEVTLTGDRKTRTESYSTEDRSHAGLDALTRVEEQCKEEPCPELKPAGDVGTEIAGSSEDHALEQMELQKSGELYLEVQQQMDAWPTQDSFNSNAKELSPAVTNQEVPEPGMHTDVLTDTNNGDQESPEAQGNTGRDTDTVESEREEKTQGLCERPAHVESYPNPCIIIETEGQTGAGRDPETTARESDTGAQAYQDDYPLTKTQLSKSNSCPSPVHSPSKDHVNVSLEDKEGGRTVTERGATECTSSFRDLGKEVRSRRRGFRKTEKSGDVEEGVGRDRRTRIFSISDDDDELSYSWSESELRKLTETIQRSKKRNSKFYNSQLYQQYSEVVQNQEILRQCRSDTLSSGSPLPSPPPARRPLPPLPAIPHPNSLIHSNSLSNISTLSAPVGSSLRPPSPRLSISLSQSPTLWQDLPGVRNSRELSELNEDQRRLQEVRFEVVTSEASYCKSLDIVVGHFLKSKQLGALLTAQDKTWLFSRLVDVRAVSHSFLLKLEEQVEKDIMHFTVCDIIMHYCPRFRSVYVPYLTNQSYQDKTYQRLMAECPGFRRVVENLERNPVCQRLPLRSFLVLPFQRITRLKLLVQNIVKRTAPNTMEDAQAIKALKLLEKIIQESNDSITQMKSIESLVSLSSKVDFECRRRQVHRDQLRPNDRHPGRELPRQTALAAEEPVPPPPVTTAGPAALHRVTE comes from the exons atggcaaccaaacGCTTCAGCTGGATGTTCTTCAGTTCCTTACAACCCTCCAGTCAGAATCCACCTGAGAGCCACCGTCAATGCAGGGATCGTAGTGGGCGAGAACCCAGCCCTCGAAGTGAGACTGAAGTGcgagaggacagagagagggagagagacagagagggggaCTGGAGCAGACAGCGAGAGATGCAAAGAATGAAGGAtagaaagagggagaaagaaagagaaattgGGCAAAGCTATAGAGAGGAGAGGGATTGCTTGAAAATACCGCAACAAAGGGAGAAAAGGTATGCGAAGTCAGAAAAAGAGCCATTGAGGGAAGGGGCCTTATCAGTATGGAAAGAGAGGTGGCGTGAAGTGGGTACAACAAGCAGGGAAAGAGAAGACGGAAAAAGGACGAGAAAAGTTACTGCCAGAGAAGCAGAAGTAGGAAGGAGATACGTTGAGCGACCAAGGGGAGCAGAAAGGGAAGACTTTGAAAGAGTCAATGAAAGGGATACTCTAAGATACCAGAAAAGAGATGAATTAAAAGATGCACATAGATacagagagaatgacagacagagGGACTGGGAGAGAGATGGGTTGAGGGAAGAATATAGAAGCAATGGAAGGAGACTtagagaacgagagagagattGCGACCAACggagggaaagagggagtgAATTCAGCCCTAGGTACAGAAAAAGGGATGAACGGGTGGAAAACGAGCAAaggagtgaaagagagagggtcagagacagggagagagaaagagtaaGACAGCTGGAAAGAGAGTCTGCGTATAATACAAACGAGGGAAAGAGACTCGTTGAAAGGGAAAGGGAACATGTTTCAGACAGGGAAGGATGGGAAAGGAAGCAAGAAGGGCAGAGGGACACGAAAAGTGAGGGGGATAGTGaaggagagacacagagagagagggtcTTTGAAAAGCAgagtctgaaaaaaaaacacagcagaagcGAGGGGGACAATGAGGTTGAGATGATAAGAGAGAGACTCAGAGAGAGTGACCGACTGAGAGAGaataaagaggaaagaaagggGGACAGGTATACGGATAGGTACAGGCCAAAAGTTACTGAGGACAGAGCGAGGGAGAGATacagagagcgagaggaggTAAGAGACAGTGAGAGATACAGAGACAGACATGAAATGAGAGAAAGGGACCAGGAgacatacaaagaaaaacatagaCGTAGGAAGGAGTGGAGAGAGCCAGAGACGGGGAGAGAAGGACCAAATTCACAGGCAACAAGTGAGAGACTGAAACACAGAGAGGAAGCTGATGTCAGGGAGcgaaaaaaacataaagaggaaagagagagatgCCAACTTCGGGAAAGATGCAGAGAAGAACGTCCAAAAAGTCCGAGGGGCatagaaacagaaaacaaagaggaGATAGGCACTGACATCAGAGGTGGAGTCCAGAGTTACAATCATGTATACAGTGAGccagaagaaagaggagggaaaCACAGGACTGGGGAGAATGCCGAGGAGACAGAGAGCTCAGTACGGAGTGACGTAGAGAGGAAGAAGGGGAGGAGGGTAGAGAGCAGCAGGGGAAGGAAagcagagggggagaggaaacagCGGAGGGAGTGGACAGAAGATATAGAGAGTGAGAGGGTAGAGAGACTAAGAcacaagaggatgtggataGAACCTTGGAAGACAGAGAGAAGGGAGGAAGCCTCAGAGGGGCAAGAGGAGACATGCCCCGAAAGAGAAGGAGCTATAGACCAACTGAGCGATAGGTATGCAGAAAAGGACTTAAATGAAGGTCGTGCAACAGGGCTGAGACGAGAGGACATATTTATGGAACGGGGGGAGAATCGAGAAACAGGTcaaggagaaggagacacagcaaGAGACAAAGACgatgaggatgaagatgacAAATGGCTGAACAGAGAATTTTATGAAGACCGAGACATGGAGTCTGAGAACAGCGAGGAAAGCGAAAGAAGCTGGCAAGAAGATGAAGACGGTTCTGTGGAGAGGGATGATGAGATGGATAGCACAGATGAGAATGAGAGTGAGGAGAAGGCAGGTGATAAACTCAGGCCCTCCGAGAGTGATACAGAAAGCACTatgcaggaagaggaagaggaaagaaagTTGTCCATTGAGGACGGCTTTGTAACAGTCTCCAGCGGAGgtgaggaagaacaggaagaaAAGTTTGATGACTGCAAAGAATTTTGGGAGAGCGAGGGTCCCAATGAAGATGTGCAACCTGCTGAAGGCAAGAGTATGGGACAGATGGAGGCTGGTGGAGaggaggtgggatatgaacaTCATGAAGAGAAGGACTTATGTGAGACATACAGTGAGCAAGAGAGGAACAGGGAGAATGACAGCCCCTCTGAGGGAGAACAAGAATGCATTGAAAGAAGAAATTTGGAAGAGGGTGTAGATGTGAAGACAGATATAGTGGaagaagagacagagagggaagTTGTGCTGGATACAGAGGGAGATGAGAACGAGAGACAAGATCCAAAAGTCACTCTCTTCTGTGTGATTGGACAGACACTGCCTAGGTCACGTACTCAGGGAGGTCCTCCGGATCAAAAAGAGATGGAAGAAAGCagtgagaaagaagaagaaagcggCACCGAAATAAAGGAATCAAATACAGAGCaagaagagaaggagaaagacaTGGGTGACTCACCTGTCTATAACATGGAGCACAGTGATGATAGCTCTGGAATTCATATTTGCGATATTGCACCTAAAGAGACTGATCAGTATTCAGAAAAGGATGGAAGTAATACATATTCTGAAAACGCAGACACGGAAGCCAGAGGGAATATTACGACTGGAAAAAGTGAAACAGAAACTGAAAGTTTATGTAAAAACCAACATGAAGCAATCAGGGAGACTGAGCCTTATTTGGAAACAGCATCCGAAGCTGGCAAAGAGATTGAGCATGAAGTCACGCTTACGGGAGACAGGAAGACACGCACAGAGTCGTATTCAACAGAAGATCGGAGTCATGCAGGGCTGGATGCGTTGACCAGAGTGGAAGAACAATGTAAGGAAGAACCTTGCCCTGAACTAAAGCCTGCAGGGGATGTTGGGACTGAAATTGCAGGCTCCTCTGAGGATCACGCTTTGGAGCAAATGGAATTACAGAAAAGCGGGGAACTGTATTTGGAGGTGCAGCAACAGATGGATGCATGGCCTACCCAAGACTCCTTTAACAGTAATGCGAAAGAGTTGTCTCCCGCCGTAACGAACCAGGAAGTTCCAGAACCTGGGATGCACACAGACGTGCTGACTGACACCAACAACGGTGACCAGGAGTCTCCAGAAGCCCAAGGAAATACAGGGAGAGATACCGACACAGTGGAAAgtgaaagagaggaaaagacGCAAGGGCTATGTGAGAGACCAGCACACGTGGAGTCATACCCAAACCCTTGCATAATTATAGAGACAGAGGGGCAGACGGGTGCAGGTAGAGACCCGGAGACAACGGCAAGAGAAAGCGATACAGGCGCGCAGGCTTACCAGGATGATTACCCTTTGACAAAAACACAGCTCTCCAAATCTAACAGTTGCCCTAGCCCTGTCCACAGCCCCAGCAAGGACCATGTTAATGTCAGCCTTGAAGACAAGGAAGGGGGAAGGAcggtgacagagagaggagcGACAGAATGCACCAGCAGTTTTCGAGACCTGGGAAAGGAGGTacggagcaggaggagggggttCCGTAAGACGGAGAAGAGTGGAGATGTGGAGGAAGGTGTAGGACGAGATCGGAGGACTAGAATTTTCAGCATATCAG ATGACGATGACGAACTCAGTTACAGCTGGAGCGAATCGGAGCTCAG AAAACTAACAGAGACCATTCAAAGATCGAAGAAGAGGAACTCAAAGTTTTACA ACTCGCAGCTCTACCAACAGTACAGCGAGGTGGTTCAGAACCAGGAGATTCTGCGCCAGTGTCGCTCCGACACGCTGTCCTCCGGCTCGCCACTCCCTTCGCCCCCACCAGCTCGTCGTCCTCTGCCACCCCTTCCTGCCATCCCCCACCCTAACTCCTTGATCCATTCCAACTCCTTAAGCAACATCAGCACCCTCTCAGCACCTGTCGGCTCCTCTTTGCGACCCCCTTCTCCGCGACTCTCAATCTCCCTTTCCCAGTcccccactctctggcaggatCTTCCAGGGGTCAGGAACAGCAGAGAACTGAGTGAGCTGAATGAAGACCAGAGACGTTTACAGGAG GTGAGGTTTGAAGTTGTGACTTCAGAAGCATCCTACTGTAAAAGTTTAGACATTGTGGTTGGCCACTTTCTCAAGTCAAAGCAGTTAGGAGCACTGCTGACAGCACAGGACAAGACGTGGCTCTTTTCCAGGCTTGTAGATGTCCGAGCTGTTAGTCACAG tttcctgttgaagctggaggagcaggtggagAAAGACATAATGCACTTCACCGTATGTGACATCATCATGCATTACTGCCCTCGATTCCGTTCGGTCTACGTGCCTTACTTGACCAATCAATCATACCAGGACAAGACGTACCAAAGACTTAT GGCAGAGTGTCCAGGGTTCCGGCGTGTGGTGGAGAACCTGGAGCGCAATCCAGTGTGCCAACGTCTACCTCTCCGCTCTTTCCTTGTCCTCCCTTTTCAGAGGATCACACGGCTCAAACTTCTTGTGCAG aaCATTGTGAAGAGAACAGCCCCAAACACAATGGAGGATGCCCAGGCCATCAAGGCCCTCAAATTGCTGGAGAAG ATCATTCAAGAAAGCAATGACAGCATCACCCAGATGAAAAGCATCGAGTCTTTGGTCTCACTGAGTTCCAAAGTGGACTTTGAGTGCAGG AGGCGGCAGGTTCACCGTGATCAACTACGCCCCAACGACAGACATCCGGGTCGAGAACTGCCGCGTCAAACTGCACTCGCTGCAGAAGAACCTGTTCCGCCTCCACCTGTCACCACAGCGGgccctgctgctctgcacaGAGTCACA GAGTGA